A single region of the Ictalurus punctatus breed USDA103 chromosome 26, Coco_2.0, whole genome shotgun sequence genome encodes:
- the LOC108258609 gene encoding uncharacterized protein LOC108258609 isoform X1 has protein sequence MAVLYHRVRCLKLLKSLHMEKSFSILRRMPGIATLSTKAGNPKKPIRYTSIKKAKPQTIVDIGNLLLQRATKPKESQQLVIGEVVLKPATQTASNSMATIGPVPANSKTVAAKKPVIKAVPELSVISTPTFTTTVAKCADSLFETTTCVKKVEETVPEASVTRDNRSTKASASSELSPPVSTAFSVSLKEMTEGTHVPSNVIDETTSTRHAIPETGAALAPAPETYFGILPSVGTVIPTTGKVSDLSPNLSPDLSPAVNGSTEATAVSGDMEIIDAPKDATSTRAVHGSEVNDIMPMQEGALVENLDGPNTCTHRIRAPLTITEVKNSQTQGIASELSATGEIINDQDLVQHLCNLQSPMTTETSTDSSFTTCSPQIPYKEETVGHKLTPDVETGSPETAFRLPFTDPVASPVVPNKDSAVQVVAPEEVAVFTSQPKIMDASAEKGPDVTPETVFERNIIWSNKCLMTSDPANAELAEEELKTEGERSVQEVLEAQLDPIQKLFLDKIREFSTKSKSCDGLLDAGPEYKKAFSEELTKLQRLYGKGDLSSFPEFKFSEPVLDEMNTK, from the exons ATGGCGGTCCTGTACCACAGAGTTCGTTGTTTAAAGCTCTTAAAG AGTCTTCATATGGAAAAGTCATTCAGTATTTTAAGAAGAATGCCAGGCATAGCAACTCTCAGTACCAAGGCTGGTAATCCCAAGAAGCCAATCAGATATACAAGCATAA AGAAGGCAAAGCCCCAAACAATAGTTGATATTGGCAATCTGTTACTGCAAAGGGCCACTAAGCCTAAAGAGAGTCAGCAGTTGGTAATTGGAGAAGTTGTTTTGAAACCTGCCACACAGACTGCGTCAAATTCCATGGCCACAATCGGTCCTGTTCCTGCGAACTCCAAGACTGTAGCAGCCAAGAaacctgtgataaaagcagtaccTGAACTTTCAGTCATATCCACGCCTACCTTCACAACAACAGTGGCTAAATGTGCTGACAGTTTATTTGAAACAACCACATGTGTGAAAAAAGTTGAAGAGACAGTCCCTGAAGCTTCAGTCACCAGAGACAACCGGTCTACCAAAGCATCTGCTTCATCAGAATTGTCTCCACCTGTCTCCACAGCATTCAGTGTTTCTCTAAAAGAAATGACGGAAGGTACACATGTCCCCAGCAATGTCATTGATGAAACAACAAGTACCCGTCATGCAATACCTGAAACTGGCGCTGCTCTTGCCCCTGCCCCTGAGACTTACTTTGGCATCCTTCCAAGTGTTGGCACAGTGATTCCTACTACAGGCAAAGTCTCTGACCTGTCTCCCAACCTGTCTCCTGACCTGTCCCCTGCTGTAAATGGTTCTACAGAAGCCACTGCTGTTTCTGGAGATATGGAAATCATTGATGCCCCCAAGGATGCAACATCCACCAGAGCAGTCCACGGTTCTGAGGTAAATGATATAATGCCTATGCAAGAAGGTGCTTTGGTAGAAAATTTGGACGGCCCAAATACGTGTACACACAGAATACGTGCCCCACTGACCATCACAGAAGTAAAAAATTCCCAAACCCAGGGTATTGCCTCAGAACTTTCAGCAACTGGGGAGATAATAAATGATCAAGATCTTGTTCAACATCTTTGCAACCTACAATCACCAATGACTACAGAGACTTCTACAGACTCTTCCTTCACCACATGTTCCCCACAGATACCTTATAAAGAAGAGACTGTCGGTCATAAACTTACTCCGGATGTAGAAACTGGTTCTCCAGAAACAGCATTCAGGCTTCCCTTCACAGACCCTGTGGCATCACCAGTGGTTCCTAATAAAGATTCTGCAGTTCAAGTTGTTGCTCCTGAGGAAGTTGCGGTTTTCACAAGTCAGCCAAAAATAATGGATGCCTCAGCAGAAAAGGGTCCAGATGTCACACCAGAGACTGTTTTTGAACGTAACATCATCTGGAGCAACAAATGTTTAATGACATCCGATCCAGCCAACGCTGAATTAGCAGAAGAAGAACTAAAGACAGAAGGAGAACGCAGCGTCCAAGAGGTTTTAGAAG CACAACTGGACCCGATACAGAAGCTGTTCCTAGATAAGATCCGTGAATTCTCCACCAAGAGCAA GTCCTGTGATGGGCTGCTTGATGCTGGTCCCGAATATAAGAAAGCATTTTCAGAGGAATTAACCAAGCTTCAAAGACTTTATGGTAAAGGAGATCTCTCATCATTCCCAGAATTTAAGTTCTCAG AGCCTGTGTTGGATGAAATGAACACTAAATAA
- the LOC108258609 gene encoding uncharacterized protein LOC108258609 isoform X2, which translates to MEKSFSILRRMPGIATLSTKAGNPKKPIRYTSIKKAKPQTIVDIGNLLLQRATKPKESQQLVIGEVVLKPATQTASNSMATIGPVPANSKTVAAKKPVIKAVPELSVISTPTFTTTVAKCADSLFETTTCVKKVEETVPEASVTRDNRSTKASASSELSPPVSTAFSVSLKEMTEGTHVPSNVIDETTSTRHAIPETGAALAPAPETYFGILPSVGTVIPTTGKVSDLSPNLSPDLSPAVNGSTEATAVSGDMEIIDAPKDATSTRAVHGSEVNDIMPMQEGALVENLDGPNTCTHRIRAPLTITEVKNSQTQGIASELSATGEIINDQDLVQHLCNLQSPMTTETSTDSSFTTCSPQIPYKEETVGHKLTPDVETGSPETAFRLPFTDPVASPVVPNKDSAVQVVAPEEVAVFTSQPKIMDASAEKGPDVTPETVFERNIIWSNKCLMTSDPANAELAEEELKTEGERSVQEVLEAQLDPIQKLFLDKIREFSTKSKSCDGLLDAGPEYKKAFSEELTKLQRLYGKGDLSSFPEFKFSEPVLDEMNTK; encoded by the exons ATGGAAAAGTCATTCAGTATTTTAAGAAGAATGCCAGGCATAGCAACTCTCAGTACCAAGGCTGGTAATCCCAAGAAGCCAATCAGATATACAAGCATAA AGAAGGCAAAGCCCCAAACAATAGTTGATATTGGCAATCTGTTACTGCAAAGGGCCACTAAGCCTAAAGAGAGTCAGCAGTTGGTAATTGGAGAAGTTGTTTTGAAACCTGCCACACAGACTGCGTCAAATTCCATGGCCACAATCGGTCCTGTTCCTGCGAACTCCAAGACTGTAGCAGCCAAGAaacctgtgataaaagcagtaccTGAACTTTCAGTCATATCCACGCCTACCTTCACAACAACAGTGGCTAAATGTGCTGACAGTTTATTTGAAACAACCACATGTGTGAAAAAAGTTGAAGAGACAGTCCCTGAAGCTTCAGTCACCAGAGACAACCGGTCTACCAAAGCATCTGCTTCATCAGAATTGTCTCCACCTGTCTCCACAGCATTCAGTGTTTCTCTAAAAGAAATGACGGAAGGTACACATGTCCCCAGCAATGTCATTGATGAAACAACAAGTACCCGTCATGCAATACCTGAAACTGGCGCTGCTCTTGCCCCTGCCCCTGAGACTTACTTTGGCATCCTTCCAAGTGTTGGCACAGTGATTCCTACTACAGGCAAAGTCTCTGACCTGTCTCCCAACCTGTCTCCTGACCTGTCCCCTGCTGTAAATGGTTCTACAGAAGCCACTGCTGTTTCTGGAGATATGGAAATCATTGATGCCCCCAAGGATGCAACATCCACCAGAGCAGTCCACGGTTCTGAGGTAAATGATATAATGCCTATGCAAGAAGGTGCTTTGGTAGAAAATTTGGACGGCCCAAATACGTGTACACACAGAATACGTGCCCCACTGACCATCACAGAAGTAAAAAATTCCCAAACCCAGGGTATTGCCTCAGAACTTTCAGCAACTGGGGAGATAATAAATGATCAAGATCTTGTTCAACATCTTTGCAACCTACAATCACCAATGACTACAGAGACTTCTACAGACTCTTCCTTCACCACATGTTCCCCACAGATACCTTATAAAGAAGAGACTGTCGGTCATAAACTTACTCCGGATGTAGAAACTGGTTCTCCAGAAACAGCATTCAGGCTTCCCTTCACAGACCCTGTGGCATCACCAGTGGTTCCTAATAAAGATTCTGCAGTTCAAGTTGTTGCTCCTGAGGAAGTTGCGGTTTTCACAAGTCAGCCAAAAATAATGGATGCCTCAGCAGAAAAGGGTCCAGATGTCACACCAGAGACTGTTTTTGAACGTAACATCATCTGGAGCAACAAATGTTTAATGACATCCGATCCAGCCAACGCTGAATTAGCAGAAGAAGAACTAAAGACAGAAGGAGAACGCAGCGTCCAAGAGGTTTTAGAAG CACAACTGGACCCGATACAGAAGCTGTTCCTAGATAAGATCCGTGAATTCTCCACCAAGAGCAA GTCCTGTGATGGGCTGCTTGATGCTGGTCCCGAATATAAGAAAGCATTTTCAGAGGAATTAACCAAGCTTCAAAGACTTTATGGTAAAGGAGATCTCTCATCATTCCCAGAATTTAAGTTCTCAG AGCCTGTGTTGGATGAAATGAACACTAAATAA
- the LOC108258609 gene encoding uncharacterized protein LOC108258609 isoform X3, with translation MATIGPVPANSKTVAAKKPVIKAVPELSVISTPTFTTTVAKCADSLFETTTCVKKVEETVPEASVTRDNRSTKASASSELSPPVSTAFSVSLKEMTEGTHVPSNVIDETTSTRHAIPETGAALAPAPETYFGILPSVGTVIPTTGKVSDLSPNLSPDLSPAVNGSTEATAVSGDMEIIDAPKDATSTRAVHGSEVNDIMPMQEGALVENLDGPNTCTHRIRAPLTITEVKNSQTQGIASELSATGEIINDQDLVQHLCNLQSPMTTETSTDSSFTTCSPQIPYKEETVGHKLTPDVETGSPETAFRLPFTDPVASPVVPNKDSAVQVVAPEEVAVFTSQPKIMDASAEKGPDVTPETVFERNIIWSNKCLMTSDPANAELAEEELKTEGERSVQEVLEAQLDPIQKLFLDKIREFSTKSKSCDGLLDAGPEYKKAFSEELTKLQRLYGKGDLSSFPEFKFSEPVLDEMNTK, from the exons ATGGCCACAATCGGTCCTGTTCCTGCGAACTCCAAGACTGTAGCAGCCAAGAaacctgtgataaaagcagtaccTGAACTTTCAGTCATATCCACGCCTACCTTCACAACAACAGTGGCTAAATGTGCTGACAGTTTATTTGAAACAACCACATGTGTGAAAAAAGTTGAAGAGACAGTCCCTGAAGCTTCAGTCACCAGAGACAACCGGTCTACCAAAGCATCTGCTTCATCAGAATTGTCTCCACCTGTCTCCACAGCATTCAGTGTTTCTCTAAAAGAAATGACGGAAGGTACACATGTCCCCAGCAATGTCATTGATGAAACAACAAGTACCCGTCATGCAATACCTGAAACTGGCGCTGCTCTTGCCCCTGCCCCTGAGACTTACTTTGGCATCCTTCCAAGTGTTGGCACAGTGATTCCTACTACAGGCAAAGTCTCTGACCTGTCTCCCAACCTGTCTCCTGACCTGTCCCCTGCTGTAAATGGTTCTACAGAAGCCACTGCTGTTTCTGGAGATATGGAAATCATTGATGCCCCCAAGGATGCAACATCCACCAGAGCAGTCCACGGTTCTGAGGTAAATGATATAATGCCTATGCAAGAAGGTGCTTTGGTAGAAAATTTGGACGGCCCAAATACGTGTACACACAGAATACGTGCCCCACTGACCATCACAGAAGTAAAAAATTCCCAAACCCAGGGTATTGCCTCAGAACTTTCAGCAACTGGGGAGATAATAAATGATCAAGATCTTGTTCAACATCTTTGCAACCTACAATCACCAATGACTACAGAGACTTCTACAGACTCTTCCTTCACCACATGTTCCCCACAGATACCTTATAAAGAAGAGACTGTCGGTCATAAACTTACTCCGGATGTAGAAACTGGTTCTCCAGAAACAGCATTCAGGCTTCCCTTCACAGACCCTGTGGCATCACCAGTGGTTCCTAATAAAGATTCTGCAGTTCAAGTTGTTGCTCCTGAGGAAGTTGCGGTTTTCACAAGTCAGCCAAAAATAATGGATGCCTCAGCAGAAAAGGGTCCAGATGTCACACCAGAGACTGTTTTTGAACGTAACATCATCTGGAGCAACAAATGTTTAATGACATCCGATCCAGCCAACGCTGAATTAGCAGAAGAAGAACTAAAGACAGAAGGAGAACGCAGCGTCCAAGAGGTTTTAGAAG CACAACTGGACCCGATACAGAAGCTGTTCCTAGATAAGATCCGTGAATTCTCCACCAAGAGCAA GTCCTGTGATGGGCTGCTTGATGCTGGTCCCGAATATAAGAAAGCATTTTCAGAGGAATTAACCAAGCTTCAAAGACTTTATGGTAAAGGAGATCTCTCATCATTCCCAGAATTTAAGTTCTCAG AGCCTGTGTTGGATGAAATGAACACTAAATAA